A window of Thermoanaerobacterium sp. PSU-2 genomic DNA:
GACCCTGTTCCAAGCGCAGCAAACAGAAGGGCTGAAAATACGACGCCAATAGGATTGTTTTTTGCCAACAGTGCCACAACTATTGCAGTATATCCATATCCTGATGTAAAGCTGTCGTAAAGCCTATGTTGAACGCCTAAAATTTGAACTGCTCCTGCAAGACCTGCAAATATACCGCTTAAACTTAATGACAAAACGATGTTAAATGGCACATTCATTCCAGCGTATTTTGATGCTCTCTGATTAAACCCAACGGCTCTCATCTCATATCCCCAGACAGTCTTATACATAAGCCAGTAAACAAAAAGGGCTGCAACCAAAGCTATAACTATGCCATAAGACAATTGCGTGTTTGGAACGATGGTAGGTATCACAGCAGAATTTCTGATAAGCGGTGATTGAGGCACAGAACCTTTTTCCATCATTGGACCAAACTCCAATAGGTAATGGCTAAAATAAATTGCCACATAACTCATCATCATAGTCGTAATGACCTCATGTGCGCCAGTATATGCTTTAGCAAATCCAGGAACTATTCCTCCCCACAATCCTCCGGCAATCATCGCAGCAATAAGTGCAAAAGGTATGTGGATATACCATGGAAGACC
This region includes:
- a CDS encoding ABC transporter permease, which translates into the protein MSKVLKSIYMPILAVVIAIIIGSIIMLATGFNPVAAYTSLFIGAFGTLPNIANTLANAVPLIITGLGVAIAFNAGLFNIGAEGQYWIGAIVGTWIGYSFKGLPWYIHIPFALIAAMIAGGLWGGIVPGFAKAYTGAHEVITTMMMSYVAIYFSHYLLEFGPMMEKGSVPQSPLIRNSAVIPTIVPNTQLSYGIVIALVAALFVYWLMYKTVWGYEMRAVGFNQRASKYAGMNVPFNIVLSLSLSGIFAGLAGAVQILGVQHRLYDSFTSGYGYTAIVVALLAKNNPIGVVFSALLFAALGTGSQYMQLNAQVPGQLTDVITGLIIFFVAADKIIELFKTMFKKQKKEELAS